One part of the Bdellovibrio bacteriovorus genome encodes these proteins:
- a CDS encoding site-specific recombinase, which translates to MFTKIKAFRNRFIQYKRSSKVHSDLDVLLGSASEQKQLEDQLQWLVRLLQWVRYEGAVDAHIEKETGRLPVARLRYLLMVLERNPQWKKSVAVILRTVVHEVSGLELYTETGLPRELGLWSELSDRLMMKMLPTPPLDHELGYLFWALFPEKEDPLWVASIDPATFDRLVELFNYEVGSDEKDWNRFGMDLEDALVYLVIQVRAIGLSPAIRYRLDKPNFRDSAFFALVRGLEEFMNAYHAGDRNLALEKASRFRMIVWECRREMAQVHKHLDEYGVSVNLVFQMARLRTYLQRIDSLLEILLNERVDSKKVTSFLSKLIEENQDLRSISSLFSQNVSLLARKVVERAAETGEHYITRTKDEYRRMLQAAGGGGALTAITVYVKTGILALGLSSFMEGVFASFNYALSFVAIHLAGFTLGTKQPAMTAPALAAKMQDVDTEKGMNDLVTDITHLIRSQVAAIAGNVMFVVPCVILIDALFFMLFGGHLMSHEKAVYAFKSVDIFGPALIFAAFTGVLLWLSSLTSGWADNWFALNSLRKTLARSPTLKAVFGKRGARSIAVFFENNISGLVGNISLGFLLGMTPEIMKFIGLHLDVRHVTLSSGTLGGALPVLGVEFMKSWEFWRAVIGIFFIGALNVLVSFGLALWVAIKARGIKPPQRKAIRKAVMKRFFSSPLSFFLPVGATVPKSSSGNHGH; encoded by the coding sequence ATGTTTACAAAGATCAAAGCCTTTAGAAACCGGTTCATTCAATACAAAAGAAGCAGCAAGGTTCACAGTGACCTGGATGTGCTTTTGGGTTCGGCCTCTGAACAGAAACAACTGGAAGATCAGCTCCAGTGGCTGGTTCGGCTGCTGCAGTGGGTTCGCTATGAAGGCGCTGTGGATGCGCACATAGAAAAGGAAACCGGCCGTCTGCCGGTGGCTCGTTTGCGTTACCTGTTGATGGTTTTGGAGCGCAATCCGCAGTGGAAAAAATCGGTCGCCGTGATTCTTAGAACCGTGGTTCACGAAGTCAGCGGTCTTGAATTGTACACAGAAACCGGTCTGCCCAGAGAATTAGGCCTGTGGAGTGAGCTTTCAGATCGTCTGATGATGAAGATGCTGCCAACCCCGCCGCTGGATCACGAACTGGGGTATTTGTTCTGGGCGCTGTTCCCGGAAAAAGAAGATCCATTGTGGGTGGCCTCTATTGATCCGGCGACGTTTGACCGCCTGGTTGAGTTGTTTAATTACGAAGTCGGTTCTGATGAAAAAGACTGGAACCGTTTCGGCATGGATCTGGAAGATGCTCTGGTTTATCTGGTGATTCAGGTGCGTGCGATCGGTCTGTCACCGGCCATCCGTTATCGCCTGGATAAACCGAACTTCCGCGATTCGGCGTTCTTTGCTCTGGTGCGCGGGCTTGAGGAGTTCATGAATGCCTATCACGCCGGGGATCGCAACCTGGCATTGGAAAAGGCTTCGCGCTTTCGCATGATCGTGTGGGAATGCCGCCGTGAAATGGCGCAGGTCCACAAGCATCTGGATGAATATGGTGTCAGTGTCAATCTGGTGTTCCAGATGGCGCGTCTGCGCACGTATTTGCAGCGTATTGACAGTCTTTTGGAAATCCTGCTGAACGAGCGCGTGGATTCAAAAAAAGTCACAAGCTTCCTTTCAAAACTTATTGAGGAAAATCAGGATCTGCGCAGTATCTCGTCGCTGTTTTCCCAGAACGTGTCTTTGCTGGCCCGCAAGGTGGTTGAACGAGCCGCCGAAACCGGCGAGCATTATATCACCCGCACCAAGGATGAATACCGACGCATGCTTCAGGCCGCGGGCGGTGGTGGGGCCCTGACGGCGATCACGGTCTATGTCAAGACTGGCATCCTGGCGCTGGGTCTTTCAAGCTTTATGGAAGGGGTCTTTGCCTCTTTCAACTATGCACTCAGCTTTGTGGCAATTCATTTGGCTGGATTCACCCTGGGCACCAAGCAGCCGGCCATGACGGCTCCGGCGCTGGCGGCAAAAATGCAGGATGTGGATACGGAAAAAGGGATGAATGATCTGGTGACAGACATCACCCATCTGATTCGCTCGCAAGTGGCGGCGATTGCCGGGAACGTCATGTTCGTGGTTCCGTGTGTGATCCTGATTGATGCCTTGTTCTTTATGCTCTTTGGCGGGCATCTGATGTCCCACGAAAAAGCGGTGTACGCATTTAAGTCTGTGGATATTTTTGGCCCGGCGCTGATCTTTGCGGCGTTTACCGGGGTTTTGTTGTGGTTGTCCAGTTTGACATCGGGTTGGGCGGACAACTGGTTTGCGCTGAATTCTTTGCGTAAAACCCTGGCGCGCAGCCCGACGCTGAAAGCAGTCTTTGGCAAGCGCGGAGCACGCAGCATTGCCGTGTTCTTTGAAAATAACATCTCGGGCCTGGTCGGGAATATTTCCCTGGGTTTTTTGCTGGGGATGACTCCGGAAATTATGAAATTCATTGGTCTGCATCTGGATGTGCGCCACGTGACTCTGTCGTCGGGCACGCTGGGCGGGGCTTTGCCAGTGCTGGGTGTGGAGTTTATGAAGTCCTGGGAATTCTGGCGTGCGGTGATCGGGATCTTCTTTATCGGTGCCCTGAACGTGCTGGTCAGCTTCGGCCTGGCATTGTGGGTGGCGATCAAAGCTCGCGGCATCAAGCCGCCACAGCGTAAAGCCATTCGCAAAGCGGTGATGAAAAGATTCTTCTCCAGCCCTTTGAGTTTCTTCCTGCCTGTGGGGGCGACAGTTCCCAAGTCCTCCAGCGGAAACCACGGCCACTGA
- a CDS encoding dolichyl-phosphate beta-glucosyltransferase → MQKVSVVIPAYNEEERLPATLQRLRELSSSGLFQAEICEVVVVDDGSRDHTREVVEKLRSEWPPLRLCSLRENKGKGVAVKKGLVESHGDWILVADADMATPWEELNKLLSYSDRADLIMGSRALPESQIEVRQHWVRQSMGKIFNRIMRFFIGLPYKDTQCGFKLVRNEEVFRSKVLPLLSVERFAWDVELILFMEKFRLRVCEVPIRWQHKESSRVRLIHDSVEMLFAIRQMRRRLKKA, encoded by the coding sequence ATGCAGAAAGTTTCGGTGGTCATTCCTGCATACAACGAAGAAGAGCGTCTGCCGGCAACCCTGCAGCGCCTGCGCGAGCTTTCTTCATCGGGATTGTTTCAGGCCGAAATCTGTGAGGTCGTGGTGGTTGATGACGGGTCCCGTGATCATACGCGGGAGGTTGTCGAAAAGCTTCGCAGCGAATGGCCGCCGCTTCGTCTTTGCAGTTTGCGTGAAAATAAAGGCAAAGGGGTCGCAGTTAAAAAAGGTCTGGTCGAATCCCACGGAGACTGGATCCTGGTGGCCGACGCGGATATGGCAACGCCCTGGGAGGAACTGAACAAGCTGCTGTCTTATTCCGACCGTGCGGATCTGATCATGGGGTCGCGCGCCCTGCCGGAAAGTCAGATTGAAGTTCGGCAGCACTGGGTTCGTCAGTCGATGGGAAAGATCTTTAATCGCATCATGCGCTTTTTTATCGGCCTTCCCTATAAAGACACGCAGTGCGGATTCAAGTTGGTGCGCAATGAAGAGGTGTTTCGCAGCAAAGTACTGCCGCTTCTTTCCGTTGAACGCTTCGCCTGGGATGTGGAGCTGATTTTATTCATGGAGAAATTTCGCCTGCGCGTGTGTGAAGTGCCGATTCGCTGGCAACATAAAGAGTCTTCGCGGGTGCGCCTTATCCACGACAGTGTTGAAATGCTTTTTGCTATTCGCCAGATGCGCCGACGTCTTAAAAAGGCCTGA
- a CDS encoding S8 family serine peptidase, with translation MKFNVFALIVSVLFATSAQAERVLVIMKDQQSFNKAHMAYKMKGSYASKGLDLGVQSQAVGQLEDSLANLNSLVVNTDNDAQIEKLKANPAVAYVEKEVFHDAPAPVKGFLGQSRQSSQAKLGQKTPWGIHAVKATQAWNKSGRGAGARVLVLDTGIDEAHPSLAANFEKGKDFTGDSNGSDFSDKVGHGTHVAGTIAGVLDNTGFTGVAPKAKVLAGRVCSEQGCSNVAIAQGINWGIQEKVDVISMSLGGAWSTPAERTAVAAADKAGITVVAASGNNGSNRVSYPAALSTVIAVGAVDVNLQKADFSQYGPELAVVAPGVAVVSSVPQGTGRESAVAVSNGQKTVKVASSTFQGAKEILTPETNVLVHANLGKPEDFAKVDVKGKYALISRGEITFGEKVKNAIKAGAAGVVVYNNAPGLIQGALTDDGSVLPVGVFMIEQTVGQELVRVINSGKVATATLHTMATDYAPFDGTSMATPHVSGVVALMKAANKALTGAQVKEILKRTATPLTPNSANELGAGIVNAEAAVQAAIDAK, from the coding sequence ATGAAATTCAACGTGTTTGCACTCATCGTGTCAGTGCTTTTCGCGACATCAGCTCAAGCAGAGCGCGTTCTAGTGATCATGAAAGACCAACAGTCTTTCAATAAAGCTCACATGGCTTATAAGATGAAGGGGTCTTATGCGTCTAAGGGCTTGGACTTGGGAGTTCAATCTCAAGCTGTAGGTCAACTGGAAGACAGTCTTGCGAATTTGAATTCTTTGGTTGTTAATACTGACAACGACGCTCAAATCGAAAAATTGAAAGCAAATCCAGCAGTAGCTTACGTTGAGAAAGAAGTTTTCCACGATGCTCCAGCTCCGGTAAAAGGCTTCCTGGGTCAATCCCGTCAATCTTCTCAAGCTAAATTGGGTCAAAAAACTCCATGGGGTATCCATGCAGTAAAAGCGACTCAGGCTTGGAACAAATCCGGTCGTGGTGCTGGTGCTCGCGTGCTTGTGTTGGACACTGGTATCGACGAAGCTCACCCATCTTTGGCTGCTAACTTCGAAAAAGGTAAAGACTTCACTGGTGACAGCAACGGTTCTGACTTCTCTGATAAAGTAGGTCACGGTACTCACGTAGCTGGTACTATCGCTGGTGTTCTGGACAACACAGGTTTCACTGGTGTTGCTCCTAAAGCAAAAGTTCTTGCGGGCCGCGTGTGCTCTGAGCAAGGTTGCTCCAACGTAGCGATCGCTCAAGGTATCAACTGGGGTATCCAGGAAAAAGTTGACGTGATCTCCATGTCTTTGGGTGGCGCTTGGTCCACTCCTGCTGAAAGAACTGCAGTTGCTGCCGCTGATAAAGCTGGTATCACTGTTGTAGCGGCTTCCGGTAACAACGGTTCCAACCGCGTTTCTTACCCAGCGGCTTTGTCCACTGTTATCGCAGTAGGCGCAGTTGACGTGAACCTGCAAAAAGCAGACTTCTCTCAATACGGTCCAGAATTGGCTGTAGTTGCTCCGGGTGTTGCAGTTGTATCCTCCGTACCACAAGGTACTGGTCGTGAGTCTGCAGTAGCTGTTTCCAACGGTCAGAAAACTGTAAAAGTTGCTTCTTCCACTTTCCAAGGTGCGAAAGAAATCCTGACTCCAGAAACAAACGTACTTGTTCACGCAAACCTGGGTAAACCAGAAGACTTCGCTAAAGTTGACGTTAAAGGCAAATACGCTTTGATCTCCCGCGGTGAAATCACTTTCGGTGAAAAAGTTAAAAACGCGATCAAAGCGGGTGCAGCTGGTGTGGTTGTTTACAACAACGCTCCTGGCCTGATCCAAGGCGCTTTGACTGATGACGGTTCTGTTCTTCCAGTAGGCGTGTTCATGATCGAACAAACTGTTGGCCAAGAGCTGGTTCGCGTAATCAACTCTGGTAAAGTGGCAACTGCAACTTTGCACACTATGGCAACTGACTACGCTCCGTTCGACGGTACTTCCATGGCGACTCCTCACGTATCTGGTGTGGTTGCTTTGATGAAAGCTGCGAACAAAGCTTTGACTGGTGCTCAAGTAAAAGAAATCCTGAAGCGCACTGCGACTCCACTGACTCCAAACTCTGCTAACGAGTTGGGCGCTGGTATCGTGAACGCTGAAGCGGCTGTTCAAGCTGCGATCGACGCGAAGTAA
- a CDS encoding cation:proton antiporter domain-containing protein: MQHLPAMIHDLALILGTAGLVTLLFKKLNQPIVLGYLVAGFLVGPKTSIFPTVIGVASINLWAEIGVIFLLFALGLEFSFKKLLRVGGSASFTALFEVSLMILFGFTTGRLLGWSTMDSLFLGGILSISSTSIIIRTVEELGMKNMKFVGMVFGVLVIEDLVAVLLMVLLTTVALTRDFSGSEMLGAVLKLAFFLSIWFVAGIFLLPSFLKRAQRLLSEETVLVVAVGLCLMMVVFASNVGFSSALGAFITGSILAETIEGERIHHLIAPIKNLFSAVFFISVGMLIDPHVISIYWKEVLLLSAVVIVGKTLSVTLGSVLSGQTFKSSLQSGMSLAQIGEFSFIIATLGLSLKVISEKIYPIAVAVSVLTAFTTPYMARSAEKTYAWLEKFLPPRFIQSIDSYSVISFSMSGNREWREQVRAYILKVLLNAVVVVAVFLTMARVFLPFLLERQMEEGPAKFLTLSATLVMSAPFLWALAFGRTKQFEALLVEQGKGSHNYVFLVSRIMLAVGLLGAMVGQFVPVMWAVAITLWMVVVVGYVLSQKLQDIYGWFERRFLTNLHDDVQKVHARKNSRSLAPWDAHITEFMIPPEAPYVGVPLHQLSIREKYGVTIALIERGRRRITAPGRVECLMPHDHVFVIGTDEQLILFKDFIQSEVPEVALTEPEAEYSLEQYLLTEGSPFLNKSIRDCGLREITHGLVVGIEREGGRILNPDSSETLKRGDLLWIVGDREKILQLT; encoded by the coding sequence ATGCAGCATTTACCGGCGATGATTCACGACCTGGCCCTGATTCTTGGTACTGCGGGGCTTGTTACACTTCTATTTAAAAAACTCAATCAGCCCATAGTTCTTGGATATTTGGTCGCAGGTTTCCTGGTGGGGCCGAAAACTTCGATTTTCCCGACAGTGATCGGGGTGGCTAGCATCAACCTGTGGGCCGAGATCGGGGTTATCTTCCTTTTGTTCGCCCTGGGGTTGGAGTTCAGCTTTAAAAAGCTATTGCGTGTCGGGGGCTCGGCCAGCTTTACGGCATTGTTTGAAGTCTCATTGATGATCCTGTTCGGTTTCACCACGGGCCGTCTGCTGGGGTGGAGCACCATGGACAGTTTGTTCCTGGGGGGCATCCTTTCCATTTCTTCCACATCCATCATCATCCGCACGGTGGAAGAGCTGGGAATGAAGAACATGAAGTTCGTGGGGATGGTCTTTGGGGTTCTGGTGATTGAGGACCTTGTGGCCGTTCTTTTGATGGTTTTATTGACCACGGTGGCGTTGACCCGAGACTTTTCCGGATCTGAGATGCTGGGGGCGGTGCTGAAGCTGGCCTTCTTCCTGTCGATCTGGTTTGTGGCGGGGATTTTCCTTTTGCCAAGCTTCTTAAAGCGGGCGCAAAGACTGTTGTCCGAAGAAACCGTTTTGGTGGTGGCCGTGGGACTTTGCCTGATGATGGTGGTCTTTGCCAGCAACGTCGGGTTTTCCTCCGCTTTGGGGGCTTTCATCACGGGCTCGATTTTGGCTGAAACCATCGAAGGCGAGCGCATTCACCACTTGATTGCTCCGATCAAGAATCTGTTTTCGGCCGTGTTCTTTATCTCGGTCGGGATGCTGATCGACCCCCATGTTATTTCGATCTACTGGAAAGAAGTGCTGCTGCTTTCGGCGGTGGTCATTGTGGGAAAAACTTTAAGTGTCACTTTAGGGTCGGTGTTGTCAGGACAGACCTTCAAGTCTTCCTTGCAGTCGGGAATGAGTCTTGCGCAGATTGGGGAGTTTTCCTTTATTATCGCGACCTTGGGTTTAAGTCTTAAGGTTATCAGTGAAAAGATTTATCCGATTGCGGTGGCAGTGTCAGTGCTGACGGCGTTCACGACTCCGTATATGGCACGGTCGGCGGAAAAGACCTATGCTTGGCTTGAAAAGTTCCTGCCGCCTCGGTTTATCCAGTCCATCGACAGCTACAGTGTGATTTCATTTTCGATGTCCGGGAACCGCGAATGGCGTGAACAGGTTCGTGCCTATATCTTAAAGGTTCTCTTGAATGCCGTGGTGGTGGTGGCGGTGTTTTTGACCATGGCTCGTGTGTTCCTGCCTTTCCTTTTGGAACGTCAGATGGAAGAGGGCCCCGCCAAGTTTTTAACTTTAAGTGCCACTCTGGTGATGAGTGCCCCTTTCTTGTGGGCGCTGGCTTTCGGCCGCACCAAGCAGTTTGAAGCTCTTTTGGTCGAACAGGGGAAGGGCAGTCATAACTATGTTTTCCTGGTTTCCCGGATCATGCTGGCGGTGGGACTGCTGGGTGCGATGGTGGGGCAGTTTGTGCCGGTCATGTGGGCGGTGGCGATCACTTTATGGATGGTTGTGGTTGTGGGTTATGTGTTGTCCCAGAAACTGCAGGACATATATGGCTGGTTTGAAAGACGTTTCCTGACCAACTTGCACGACGATGTTCAGAAGGTGCACGCCCGCAAGAACAGCCGTTCCCTGGCTCCGTGGGATGCCCACATCACCGAATTTATGATTCCGCCGGAAGCTCCTTATGTGGGTGTGCCTTTGCATCAGCTTTCGATCCGGGAAAAGTACGGGGTCACAATTGCCCTGATCGAGCGCGGTCGTCGTCGTATTACCGCTCCGGGGCGGGTGGAATGTCTGATGCCTCACGATCATGTGTTTGTCATCGGGACGGACGAACAGTTGATCCTGTTTAAGGACTTTATCCAATCCGAAGTCCCGGAAGTGGCCTTGACCGAGCCTGAAGCAGAGTACAGCCTTGAGCAGTACCTGTTGACGGAAGGTTCGCCGTTCTTGAATAAAAGCATTCGGGACTGCGGCTTGCGTGAAATTACTCACGGCCTAGTGGTGGGAATTGAGCGTGAGGGCGGGCGTATTTTAAACCCGGACTCCAGCGAAACGCTGAAGCGCGGGGATTTGTTGTGGATTGTGGGCGATCGCGAAAAGATCCTGCAACTGACTTAA